TCCAGGGCGCCGAAGTTCATAAGGGCCATGACGTGGGTGATGCCCATGGCGGCCAGTTTGCGCAGTCGGGCCGCCACCAGGTCGGGGTCGCCGAAGAGGATGAGCTCACCCCTGTCCAGCTCATCGAAGTTGCGGCGGCGGGCGTACAGCCGGGTGACCACGTATCGCCATAAAGCGGCATCGGCCTCTTGGCGGGCGGCCTCCTTGCTGGAGGAGACGTAAGTGTGAAGGCCCACGGCCACATCGGGCTCCCCCTGGCCGCCAGCCTCGGCGTAACCCCTCCGGTAGGCAGCGATGATCTCGCCCAGGTCGTCGATGGTGTCGCAGGTGGCGTATGGCATCATCATGATGTTCCACCCAGTCTTGCCCACGTGATAGGCACGGTCGGCATTTAATATGGCGATCCACAGGGGCGGGTGAGGCTTTTGCAAGGGCGTTACCGCGATACGCACGTTCTCGACCTTGTGGTAGGTGCCGTTGTAGCTGAAGGGCTCCCCTTGCCAAGCGCGCACCACTATCTCCAGCGCCTCTTGCGCCCGCTCACGTCGCTCCTCGGCCGGGATGCCGAAGCCTTGGAACTCGTGCTGAAGATAGCCTGACCCCACCCCCAGGCGGAGGCGACCCTTAGAGAGGTGGTCCACCACGGCGTACTCCTCGGCCACCAGCAGGGGGTTGTGGAAGGTGAGGACGGATACGGCCACTCCCAGCCCCAGGCGGGACGTTCGTTGAGAGGCCGCCCCCAGGAAGGCAGGAGGGGAAGGCACCACGCCGTATTCATGGAAGTGGTGCTCGGCGATGTAGTACGCCCAGTAGCCCAGCTCCTCCGCCAGCTCCATCTCCGAGAGGATTTGCTCGTATAGCTGGGTGATGGAGCGGGGGACATCTAGATGATGATCACACACCGAAAAGATGCTAAATTTCATGGCTTCCCTCCTTGGGATGAATGCGTTACATTTATAGCACCCCTTGTGCACATTGTCAACGCTCCTGCCCAAAGGGCGTTGTGGGCTAACGGT
This portion of the Dehalococcoidia bacterium genome encodes:
- a CDS encoding LLM class flavin-dependent oxidoreductase, which gives rise to MKFSIFSVCDHHLDVPRSITQLYEQILSEMELAEELGYWAYYIAEHHFHEYGVVPSPPAFLGAASQRTSRLGLGVAVSVLTFHNPLLVAEEYAVVDHLSKGRLRLGVGSGYLQHEFQGFGIPAEERRERAQEALEIVVRAWQGEPFSYNGTYHKVENVRIAVTPLQKPHPPLWIAILNADRAYHVGKTGWNIMMMPYATCDTIDDLGEIIAAYRRGYAEAGGQGEPDVAVGLHTYVSSSKEAARQEADAALWRYVVTRLYARRRNFDELDRGELILFGDPDLVAARLRKLAAMGITHVMALMNFGALEAERVRQSMTLFAKEVIPRLTATASRP